One window of Saprospiraceae bacterium genomic DNA carries:
- a CDS encoding T9SS type A sorting domain-containing protein yields MDANLPGRCIPAPVIVKIEMPLDPECFQGIRPVIEKSHPFNISPFNYNGTEKIANIPSDIIRWVLVELRDSKDSTKIIDRRAALLRIDSVLLDTNLNVGVLFPKAIDKNQYFILVRYDSLGFLFSKEAVQVPNDNDYNLNRTHRLNTIANTSPLIYNTNWLGVDTLKVCQGQSVYLSDSNLVKLGYSFVGHQILLKGANLSIPNPHELEVQIDSSGAYPVDLYLDCNDHSIVRSSIILIVNQNPTAKITGPNTFCPGDTIELQSDQFASYEWSTNEVKQSIFVDKQGTYQLTVTDGNGCSSKAIKEVLQHPLLKGKIISESTTATNKCKLYFLPEDPNSNYRKLWSTGEQTDTIVTSDLTVQLTVTDSNQCSQVFVFICNPVSLNETTIHHLQIHQYPNRGSVKIYSPETFERLALYDASGILVYSKKWQTNEEIHEIQLNNLTSGIYFGITQLGDRRINFKMFVE; encoded by the coding sequence ATGGATGCAAATTTGCCAGGTCGTTGCATTCCGGCTCCAGTGATTGTAAAAATTGAAATGCCCTTAGATCCAGAGTGTTTTCAAGGAATTAGACCGGTTATAGAAAAAAGTCATCCCTTTAATATAAGCCCCTTCAATTACAACGGTACAGAAAAAATAGCGAACATTCCTTCTGATATTATACGATGGGTATTGGTAGAACTAAGAGACTCCAAAGACTCAACAAAAATTATCGATCGAAGAGCTGCACTGCTTCGCATTGATAGTGTGTTGCTAGATACCAATTTAAATGTTGGAGTGTTATTTCCAAAGGCAATTGATAAGAATCAATATTTTATTCTAGTGCGTTACGATTCATTAGGATTTCTATTCAGCAAGGAAGCTGTTCAGGTTCCAAACGATAACGATTACAATCTCAATCGAACTCACCGCTTAAATACTATTGCAAATACCAGTCCATTGATATATAATACCAATTGGTTAGGAGTTGATACCTTAAAAGTATGTCAGGGGCAATCCGTGTATTTAAGTGATAGCAATTTGGTAAAATTGGGGTATTCGTTTGTTGGGCACCAAATTTTATTAAAAGGAGCAAATCTAAGTATTCCAAATCCACACGAATTAGAAGTACAGATAGATAGTTCCGGAGCCTACCCGGTTGATTTGTATTTAGATTGCAACGATCATTCGATTGTACGAAGCAGTATCATTCTAATTGTAAATCAAAATCCAACGGCAAAAATTACTGGACCGAACACCTTTTGCCCGGGAGATACTATTGAGCTTCAATCAGACCAATTTGCCAGTTATGAATGGAGCACCAATGAAGTTAAGCAATCAATTTTTGTAGATAAGCAAGGTACTTACCAATTAACAGTTACAGATGGCAATGGATGCAGTTCAAAGGCCATAAAAGAAGTTTTGCAACATCCGTTATTGAAAGGAAAAATTATTTCTGAATCAACTACTGCAACTAACAAATGCAAGCTCTATTTTCTTCCGGAAGATCCAAATTCAAACTATAGAAAACTATGGAGCACCGGCGAACAAACAGATACTATTGTAACAAGTGACTTAACTGTTCAACTCACAGTGACAGATTCAAACCAGTGTAGTCAAGTTTTTGTATTTATTTGCAACCCAGTTTCTCTGAATGAGACAACGATCCATCATTTGCAAATCCACCAATATCCAAATAGAGGTTCGGTTAAAATATACAGTCCAGAGACATTCGAACGTTTGGCTCTTTATGATGCTTCTGGAATATTGGTATATTCAAAAAAATGGCAAACTAATGAGGAAATTCATGAAATACAATTGAATAACTTGACCTCAGGCATTTATTTTGGGATTACTCAGTTAGGTGATCGGCGTATAAATTTTAAAATGTTTGTTGAATAG
- a CDS encoding T9SS type A sorting domain-containing protein yields MKKISHFIGSIKIKSLLFYLFFWGAANALSGQVFLNPVANPFSLKVSDMRQTPCFVDLDGDHDVDMFTGSASGIFYYYQNSGTQNIAKFMNPLLNPFSLKTAGAYSRIVFGDLDQDGDFDLLLGSERGDLEYFQNTGTPTAPKFANAVINPFSLNPNRKYMTPILLDLDYDADLDLIAGTETNGIVFQENIGTAKVPKFGDVIFNPFFIESAETDLVPTAADLDNDGDLDLLVANQSPSFEYFENNGTKFMPAFLPPIINPFSIKTNTGDPAPFLVDLDHDGDFDFMTGQTAKFNYYQNTQILIATQSFWNTNALVPFPNPASYQINLNAFDVSNDALLGIYNMNQALVRELKMDQFENIILSELPAGVYYIKLKHYHQVCFIKFIKI; encoded by the coding sequence ATGAAGAAAATATCCCATTTCATAGGATCTATAAAAATTAAATCCCTTTTATTTTATTTGTTTTTTTGGGGAGCTGCGAATGCCCTTTCTGGTCAAGTATTTTTAAATCCGGTTGCAAATCCTTTTTCATTGAAAGTGTCTGATATGCGACAAACTCCGTGCTTTGTAGATTTGGATGGAGATCATGATGTTGATATGTTTACTGGAAGTGCTTCAGGAATTTTTTACTATTATCAAAACAGTGGAACTCAAAATATTGCAAAATTTATGAATCCGCTATTAAACCCTTTTAGTTTAAAAACTGCAGGTGCTTATTCACGAATTGTATTTGGTGATCTCGATCAGGATGGCGATTTTGATTTATTGCTTGGAAGTGAACGAGGAGATTTAGAGTATTTTCAAAATACGGGGACTCCAACTGCTCCTAAATTTGCAAATGCAGTTATCAATCCATTTTCCTTGAATCCCAATAGAAAATATATGACTCCAATATTGCTGGATTTGGACTATGATGCTGACTTGGATTTAATAGCAGGGACAGAAACAAACGGAATCGTATTTCAGGAAAATATTGGAACAGCCAAAGTTCCAAAGTTTGGAGATGTCATATTTAATCCATTTTTTATTGAATCAGCTGAAACCGATTTGGTCCCGACGGCCGCTGATTTAGACAACGATGGGGACCTGGATCTTCTGGTCGCTAATCAAAGCCCATCCTTTGAGTATTTTGAAAACAATGGAACAAAATTTATGCCTGCGTTTCTTCCACCCATAATAAACCCATTTTCAATCAAAACGAACACAGGCGATCCGGCACCCTTTCTGGTGGACCTGGACCACGACGGAGATTTTGATTTTATGACCGGACAAACTGCTAAGTTTAATTATTATCAGAATACCCAAATTCTCATTGCGACTCAATCATTTTGGAATACAAACGCATTGGTCCCATTTCCAAATCCGGCAAGCTACCAGATTAACTTGAATGCATTTGATGTATCAAACGATGCCTTGTTAGGAATATATAATATGAATCAAGCATTAGTTCGCGAGTTGAAAATGGATCAATTTGAAAATATAATTCTAAGTGAACTTCCAGCCGGTGTGTATTATATAAAGCTAAAGCATTATCATCAGGTTTGTTTTATCAAGTTTATTAAAATTTAA
- a CDS encoding CotH kinase family protein translates to MIRISLNAQIVKLDSSNLPICIIDTRGKTIANEPKILAHMKIIDNGPGKINKVKDTKFNYNNFIAIEIRGNSSQFYPQKQYGIELRDSVSGADLDAGLMGMPAEEDWILYAPYNDISMLRNVLTYNLWNAMGHWGPRTRFCELLINNEYVGIYILTESIKRGAERVAIAKLNPEDTSGLELTGGYIMKIDKNSNSADLGFVSKVKSTTNLDINWLHHYPDSNEIKPKQQKYIQNFIDTVELLIASAGFADPIKGYKKYISVNSFIDYFLITEFSRNIDAYKASSFFYKEKLEADGSKGMLKAGPVWDYNFAFGNASFCSGAQTAGWMYDGCVPATIPTPILWRRLLTDTNYANAVKCRYLELRKTLLDTGSLFQYLNRYAFDTLDAAQKDITLNGKY, encoded by the coding sequence TTGATACGTATCTCTTTAAATGCGCAAATAGTCAAGCTGGATTCATCCAATCTGCCAATTTGTATCATTGATACCCGTGGGAAGACCATCGCCAATGAACCAAAAATTCTGGCCCACATGAAGATTATTGACAATGGTCCCGGTAAAATCAATAAAGTCAAGGATACGAAATTCAATTACAATAATTTTATAGCTATTGAAATTCGTGGAAACAGTTCGCAATTTTATCCACAAAAGCAATATGGAATTGAATTAAGGGATAGTGTCAGTGGAGCGGATCTGGATGCGGGCTTGATGGGAATGCCTGCAGAAGAAGATTGGATTTTGTATGCACCTTACAACGACATCAGTATGCTTCGCAATGTATTGACCTATAATTTGTGGAATGCAATGGGTCATTGGGGACCGCGAACCCGTTTTTGTGAATTGCTTATAAACAATGAATATGTCGGAATTTATATACTTACAGAATCAATTAAACGCGGAGCTGAACGAGTGGCAATCGCAAAACTAAATCCGGAAGATACCAGTGGACTGGAGCTCACAGGAGGCTATATTATGAAGATTGATAAAAACAGCAATTCAGCAGATCTGGGATTTGTTTCTAAAGTAAAGTCAACGACCAATTTGGATATAAATTGGTTGCATCATTATCCTGACTCCAATGAGATTAAGCCAAAGCAGCAAAAGTATATTCAAAATTTTATTGATACGGTAGAATTGTTAATAGCATCCGCTGGATTTGCAGATCCAATAAAAGGTTATAAAAAATACATCAGTGTAAATTCTTTTATAGATTATTTTCTGATCACAGAATTTTCCAGAAACATTGATGCATATAAAGCCAGTAGTTTTTTCTATAAAGAAAAGTTAGAAGCTGATGGGAGCAAAGGCATGTTAAAAGCGGGTCCGGTTTGGGATTACAATTTTGCATTTGGCAATGCAAGTTTTTGCTCCGGGGCACAAACTGCTGGTTGGATGTATGATGGCTGTGTACCTGCAACCATACCTACACCCATATTATGGAGGAGATTATTAACAGATACAAATTATGCTAATGCGGTGAAATGCCGTTACCTGGAACTGAGAAAAACACTTTTAGATACCGGAAGTCTATTTCAATATTTAAACCGCTATGCATTTGATACCTTGGATGCAGCGCAAAAAGACATTACACTAAATGGAAAATACTAG
- a CDS encoding phosphatase PAP2 family protein, translating to MAAGLFAYGKLFHDKRSVGVAWDLTETFITMGMSTQIIKRITGRESPFRATADGGIWRPLPGFVEYQTNTSRYDAFPSGHLATMMATVTTLVLNYPNKKWLKPVGYGIIGLTAIAMINTDVHWISDYPLALALGFVAAKITFNRNHRSLNLRT from the coding sequence TTGGCAGCCGGTTTATTTGCTTATGGCAAGCTATTTCACGATAAACGTTCGGTAGGTGTTGCCTGGGATTTGACTGAAACCTTTATTACCATGGGAATGTCCACACAAATTATCAAACGCATTACCGGAAGAGAAAGCCCTTTTCGCGCCACAGCAGATGGAGGCATCTGGAGACCACTTCCAGGCTTTGTCGAATATCAAACCAACACATCCAGATACGATGCATTTCCAAGTGGCCATTTGGCTACCATGATGGCTACTGTTACCACATTGGTCCTGAATTATCCAAACAAAAAATGGTTAAAACCAGTAGGCTATGGGATTATCGGATTAACTGCAATCGCCATGATTAATACCGATGTCCACTGGATTAGTGATTATCCCTTAGCACTTGCTCTTGGATTTGTCGCAGCGAAAATAACCTTCAATAGAAATCATAGAAGCCTCAATTTAAGAACATGA
- a CDS encoding 1-acyl-sn-glycerol-3-phosphate acyltransferase, with amino-acid sequence MTKKTGIIIKFLEQILGVAKLDNLSQKFILSNDQNPFKNVASLLNLKYQLTEDSVRNIPKDKSLLILANHPTGGADPIIIMKILLEARDDIKILSHVWFKRYSIFENYSIFVNPQAKNSDDFRLNELAMISAIEWVNSGKALLIFPAGEVSYFDIFRFKAVEPEWKKGLLKIISQTTAQILPIRISANNSLLYYFVSAFFRNWRFLFLAKELLNKSHQTYKIQFKPIFNSSEIQINLSDKDIMEIMRKKVLDP; translated from the coding sequence ATGACTAAAAAGACCGGAATAATAATTAAATTTTTAGAACAAATACTTGGAGTGGCGAAATTGGATAATTTATCCCAAAAGTTTATTTTATCCAATGATCAAAACCCATTTAAAAATGTAGCTTCTTTATTGAATTTAAAATATCAGCTGACTGAAGATTCTGTTAGGAATATTCCAAAGGACAAATCGCTGCTGATTCTTGCCAATCACCCTACGGGTGGTGCAGATCCAATAATTATCATGAAGATACTTCTGGAGGCCAGAGACGATATTAAAATTCTCAGTCATGTATGGTTTAAAAGGTATTCAATTTTTGAGAACTATTCCATTTTTGTAAATCCACAGGCAAAAAATTCCGATGATTTTAGATTAAACGAATTGGCCATGATTTCAGCAATCGAATGGGTGAATTCGGGGAAGGCATTATTGATTTTTCCAGCGGGAGAGGTATCCTATTTCGATATCTTTAGATTCAAAGCTGTTGAACCTGAATGGAAAAAAGGTTTACTTAAAATCATAAGCCAAACTACAGCTCAGATACTTCCAATTCGCATTTCAGCAAATAATTCCCTATTGTATTATTTTGTCAGTGCATTTTTTCGAAACTGGAGATTTTTGTTTTTAGCCAAAGAGCTTCTAAATAAATCCCACCAAACATATAAAATTCAGTTCAAACCAATTTTTAATTCCTCTGAAATACAAATAAATTTAAGCGATAAGGATATCATGGAAATCATGAGGAAGAAGGTTCTGGATCCCTAA
- a CDS encoding DUF1761 domain-containing protein, translating to MNYINWFGVIIASISSFVLGWLWYSPMLFGKAWQEDNQLSKEKLMASNFVKVFGLSFIMTFVYAFMLAKTILRTDLSGMADGLKFGLLVGAFFSAMSLGISYQFSHRPTRLFFIDAGYMIVSSTIMGAVIGWMG from the coding sequence ATGAATTACATAAATTGGTTTGGAGTAATTATCGCCAGCATCAGTTCATTTGTCCTCGGTTGGCTTTGGTATAGTCCGATGCTATTTGGAAAAGCATGGCAGGAAGACAACCAATTGTCCAAAGAAAAACTAATGGCTTCAAATTTTGTGAAAGTATTTGGCCTTTCTTTTATTATGACCTTTGTGTACGCTTTTATGTTGGCTAAAACCATTTTACGAACTGACTTAAGCGGTATGGCAGATGGATTAAAATTTGGTTTGCTGGTAGGTGCTTTTTTTTCTGCTATGAGCCTTGGGATCAGTTATCAATTTTCTCATCGACCTACGCGCTTGTTTTTTATTGATGCAGGGTATATGATTGTTTCATCTACTATTATGGGCGCTGTTATTGGCTGGATGGGTTGA
- a CDS encoding MBL fold metallo-hydrolase: MKKISVFIIVMCFLAFTMPTNNIPFKPVLTEGSIINLYDAFGKDTSLTKDFGFSCITKYQGKTILFDAGSNADIFKRNVTALGIDLKSIDLVIISHGHFDHLNGLDYLLALNPNVKIYFPYDIFWGAPVPFDATGQEPSVKDSLPKHMQYFDGGSTKFFIKQSGRFWKANIEFVKTSKEILPGLNLIATSSAYMGYFSCYPNKSFVEGQFDHPKDECKQTGLPELSLSMHTPKGDVLIVGCSHTGVENIIAETQKTTKAPTDLVYGGFHLLPFDRKQTIELVSKIKNELKVKRVAPAHCTGHLAFQLLQKEYASNYLYAGLGEKINF; this comes from the coding sequence ATGAAAAAAATTTCTGTTTTTATAATAGTTATGTGCTTTCTGGCATTTACAATGCCTACAAATAACATTCCCTTTAAACCTGTTTTAACAGAAGGAAGTATCATCAATTTGTACGATGCATTTGGAAAAGACACATCGCTCACAAAAGATTTTGGATTCTCCTGTATTACGAAATATCAGGGCAAAACCATCCTGTTTGATGCGGGTAGCAATGCGGATATATTTAAACGAAATGTTACAGCACTGGGCATCGATTTAAAAAGCATTGATTTGGTAATAATTTCTCACGGACATTTTGACCATCTCAATGGGCTGGATTATTTATTGGCACTCAATCCGAATGTAAAGATTTATTTTCCCTACGATATTTTTTGGGGAGCGCCGGTACCTTTTGATGCAACCGGACAAGAACCATCTGTTAAGGATTCATTGCCAAAGCACATGCAGTATTTTGATGGAGGAAGTACTAAATTCTTCATCAAACAATCCGGTCGTTTTTGGAAAGCAAACATCGAATTTGTAAAAACATCCAAAGAAATTCTTCCCGGCTTAAATTTAATTGCAACCAGTTCAGCGTATATGGGTTATTTTTCCTGTTATCCTAATAAAAGTTTTGTAGAAGGCCAATTTGATCATCCAAAAGATGAATGCAAACAAACCGGCTTGCCCGAATTATCTTTGAGCATGCACACCCCAAAAGGGGATGTATTGATTGTTGGCTGTTCGCATACCGGCGTAGAAAACATCATTGCAGAAACCCAAAAAACGACCAAAGCCCCAACTGATTTAGTGTACGGAGGATTTCACCTTTTACCTTTTGATCGCAAACAAACAATTGAACTGGTATCTAAAATCAAAAATGAACTGAAAGTAAAGCGCGTCGCACCCGCACACTGCACCGGCCACCTCGCATTTCAACTCCTACAAAAGGAATATGCTTCAAACTATTTATATGCCGGCTTGGGTGAGAAAATCAACTTTTAG
- a CDS encoding RsmB/NOP family class I SAM-dependent RNA methyltransferase: MTTKFHKNLIQAVSDIIHQVIYDQVYADKKIEQVLKSNKSWGARDRSFIAETAYNIIREFRKIRFCSGNSKKPEHWISTYFLLKKMNPPDWEIYNEMKSDRVWAKLEECKSNFAIMQSYPDALVDLIKEELPDTWERELTALNKPAQLIIRCNTLKTTIKQLQTNFLKEGIETSPIPELPDALIILEKFNVFGNPLFKLGHFEIQDASSQAVAAFSLVEPGMRVIDACAGAGGKTLHMAALMKNKGRIIALDTESWKLDELKKRARRNGAENLETRVIDGTKVIKRLASSCDRLLLDVPCSGLGVLRRNPDAKWKVDLSFIDRMRSLQKEILTNYASMLRPGGKLIYATCSILPSENSKQVSYFCSEHTHFQLEEEKIISPALSGFDGFYMARLNKT, from the coding sequence ATGACCACCAAATTTCATAAAAATCTAATTCAAGCAGTCAGTGATATTATTCATCAGGTTATCTATGATCAAGTGTATGCGGATAAAAAAATTGAACAAGTTTTAAAGTCTAATAAGTCCTGGGGTGCAAGAGACCGCAGTTTTATTGCAGAAACTGCCTACAACATCATCCGGGAATTTCGAAAAATCCGCTTTTGCAGTGGAAATTCTAAAAAGCCGGAACATTGGATTTCAACGTATTTTCTACTCAAAAAAATGAACCCTCCGGATTGGGAAATTTACAATGAAATGAAATCAGACCGGGTATGGGCAAAACTTGAAGAATGCAAATCGAATTTTGCAATCATGCAATCCTATCCAGATGCTTTGGTAGATTTAATAAAAGAGGAATTGCCGGATACCTGGGAACGGGAATTGACTGCGCTCAATAAACCGGCCCAACTGATCATCCGGTGCAATACCTTAAAAACCACAATCAAACAACTGCAAACAAACTTTCTTAAAGAAGGAATTGAAACAAGTCCCATTCCTGAGTTACCGGATGCCCTAATTATTCTGGAGAAATTTAATGTCTTTGGAAATCCACTTTTCAAATTAGGTCATTTTGAAATACAAGATGCTTCTTCGCAGGCAGTCGCTGCATTTTCATTGGTCGAACCGGGTATGCGGGTCATCGATGCCTGTGCCGGTGCCGGCGGCAAGACCTTGCATATGGCCGCTCTTATGAAAAACAAAGGCCGAATCATTGCCCTGGATACAGAATCCTGGAAGTTAGACGAACTTAAAAAAAGGGCCCGACGCAACGGGGCTGAAAATCTGGAAACCCGGGTCATAGATGGCACAAAAGTGATCAAACGATTGGCAAGTTCATGTGACAGGCTTTTGTTGGATGTTCCTTGTAGTGGTTTGGGTGTATTGCGCCGCAATCCAGATGCTAAATGGAAAGTAGATCTGTCTTTTATTGATCGGATGCGTAGCCTGCAAAAGGAAATCCTCACAAACTATGCCTCCATGTTACGTCCTGGAGGGAAATTAATTTATGCAACCTGCAGCATTTTACCTTCTGAAAATTCAAAACAAGTTTCGTATTTTTGCAGCGAGCATACCCATTTTCAATTAGAAGAAGAAAAAATCATTAGTCCTGCTTTAAGCGGCTTCGATGGTTTTTATATGGCCCGTCTGAACAAGACTTAA
- a CDS encoding OmpA family protein, with amino-acid sequence MKRILLSFILFLLLSTQVSFSQPGPAKNGLTAKAVLFNYQAPHRDNKQIFENLSNGFELGYTRDLSNALSFALPLRIGLANFPIYDKLTKSVNTYTRDKIYTGLDALLQLNFYKNCGISPFVYAGIGGAIPAFDFDNFYAQAPFGAGLDIRVSERLKIALQSDYRFAFEDGFDNWQHAAGIKLLLAPKDRDEDGWPDKMDPCPDDWGTVEGCPDSDADKIADKDDKCPQEAGVPENMGCPSDMDKDGVYDRDDDCPKVAGTVKGCPDKDKDGVADKDDRCPDVAGKIKGCPDTDGDGLVDIDDKCPKVAGPASNNGCPPDRDNDGFPDATDPCPDLAGSIGGCPDTDGDGVTDNNDKCPNTKGPASNMGCPEIKVEDKKVLDVAMRAVQFQTGTAIITKSSFKNLNEVLSVLNKYPEMNLSIEGHTDSVADDALNQKLSEKRAKACADYLIKKGIAASRLMSAGYGETKPIGDNKTKDGRALNRRTEFNPVWR; translated from the coding sequence ATGAAACGAATTTTATTAAGCTTCATTTTATTCCTTTTGCTGTCCACCCAGGTCAGTTTCAGTCAACCAGGACCTGCAAAAAATGGCTTAACTGCTAAGGCAGTTTTGTTTAATTACCAGGCTCCGCACCGGGATAATAAACAGATTTTTGAAAATCTTTCCAATGGCTTTGAATTGGGCTATACACGCGATTTAAGCAATGCGTTAAGCTTTGCCTTGCCTTTGCGAATAGGCCTGGCAAATTTTCCAATTTATGATAAGCTAACTAAATCGGTAAATACGTATACCCGGGATAAAATTTACACAGGCTTGGATGCTTTACTTCAATTAAATTTTTATAAAAATTGTGGCATTTCTCCGTTTGTATATGCTGGTATCGGAGGTGCGATTCCAGCATTTGATTTTGATAACTTTTATGCACAAGCTCCATTTGGCGCAGGTCTGGATATCAGAGTAAGCGAACGATTGAAAATTGCATTGCAATCTGATTACCGCTTTGCTTTTGAAGATGGCTTTGATAATTGGCAACATGCTGCCGGTATTAAACTATTACTAGCACCTAAAGATCGTGATGAGGATGGTTGGCCAGATAAAATGGATCCTTGTCCGGATGATTGGGGAACCGTAGAAGGATGTCCGGATTCTGATGCCGATAAAATTGCTGATAAAGATGATAAATGTCCTCAAGAAGCGGGAGTTCCTGAAAATATGGGATGCCCTTCTGATATGGATAAAGACGGTGTTTACGACCGCGATGATGATTGTCCAAAAGTAGCCGGTACTGTAAAAGGCTGTCCGGATAAAGACAAAGACGGTGTAGCTGATAAAGACGATCGTTGTCCAGATGTGGCCGGTAAAATCAAAGGCTGCCCGGATACCGATGGCGATGGGTTGGTTGACATCGATGACAAATGTCCAAAAGTGGCTGGTCCAGCTAGCAACAATGGTTGTCCACCGGATCGTGATAATGATGGATTCCCAGATGCAACAGACCCATGTCCGGATTTAGCCGGTAGCATTGGCGGATGCCCTGATACCGATGGAGATGGTGTTACCGATAACAATGATAAATGTCCAAATACCAAAGGACCTGCTTCTAATATGGGATGTCCTGAAATAAAAGTTGAAGACAAAAAAGTATTAGACGTAGCAATGCGTGCGGTACAATTCCAAACAGGTACTGCAATTATAACCAAATCATCCTTCAAAAACCTGAATGAAGTTTTGTCTGTATTAAACAAATATCCAGAAATGAACTTAAGCATTGAAGGACATACAGACAGTGTGGCTGACGATGCGTTAAATCAAAAACTTTCAGAAAAACGTGCAAAAGCTTGCGCTGATTATCTGATTAAAAAAGGCATTGCAGCGAGCCGCTTGATGTCTGCTGGTTATGGTGAAACTAAACCTATTGGAGATAATAAAACCAAAGATGGCAGAGCTTTAAATCGCCGCACGGAATTTAATCCGGTTTGGCGTTAA